The following proteins come from a genomic window of Corallococcus sp. NCRR:
- a CDS encoding SAM-dependent methyltransferase has product MMVNVRQVATRLKSAFLADPERFYTNETGAWVAGMPTPQDIRVTTGREPFWINLGYWEHVEKVDDSNVERVGELFRSAQAEMARLLARTAKLGPGDAVLDCGFGYADQDLLWAEEFKPASILGVNITPNQVKVGRERVKLTGLEGVVRLEVGSATALPGPEGAFDVVFALESAMHFRMRQDFLREAFRVLKPGGRLVMADMAQKTDREAGAGLRARLRYRYWRGLIAFPEENVWSTERYLSELRRAGFQDAKVESIADDVYPAVNTALVALRGMTQLERNPGSTSLHQVRADVHKAMRMTTEQLQWPALFNCDEYAVVFARKP; this is encoded by the coding sequence ATGATGGTCAACGTGAGGCAGGTCGCGACGCGGCTGAAGAGTGCGTTCCTGGCGGACCCGGAGCGGTTCTATACGAACGAGACAGGAGCCTGGGTGGCGGGGATGCCGACGCCCCAGGACATCCGGGTGACGACGGGCCGGGAGCCCTTCTGGATCAACCTGGGCTACTGGGAGCACGTGGAGAAGGTGGACGACTCCAACGTGGAGCGCGTGGGGGAACTGTTCCGGTCCGCGCAGGCGGAGATGGCGCGCCTGTTGGCGAGGACGGCGAAGCTGGGGCCTGGGGATGCGGTGTTGGACTGCGGCTTCGGTTACGCGGATCAGGACCTGCTGTGGGCGGAGGAGTTCAAGCCCGCGAGCATCCTCGGGGTGAACATCACGCCGAACCAGGTGAAGGTGGGCCGGGAGCGCGTGAAGCTGACGGGGCTGGAGGGCGTCGTCCGTCTGGAGGTCGGGAGCGCGACGGCGCTGCCGGGGCCGGAGGGGGCGTTCGACGTGGTGTTCGCGCTGGAGTCCGCGATGCACTTCCGGATGCGGCAGGACTTCCTGCGCGAGGCCTTCCGGGTGCTGAAGCCGGGAGGCCGGCTGGTGATGGCGGACATGGCGCAGAAGACGGACCGTGAAGCTGGAGCAGGACTCCGCGCGCGGCTGCGCTACCGCTACTGGCGCGGGCTGATTGCGTTCCCGGAGGAGAACGTCTGGTCGACGGAGCGCTACCTGTCGGAGCTGCGCCGGGCGGGGTTCCAGGACGCGAAGGTGGAGTCCATCGCGGACGACGTGTACCCGGCGGTGAACACGGCGCTGGTGGCGCTGCGGGGCATGACGCAGCTGGAGCGCAATCCGGGGAGCACGTCCCTGCACCAGGTGCGCGCGGACGTGCACAAGGCGATGCGGATGACGACGGAGCAGCTCCAGTGGCCCGCGCTGTTCAACTGCGACGAGTACGCCGTGGTCTTCGCGCGCAAGCCGTGA
- a CDS encoding DUF3857 domain-containing protein yields MRRIFRSVLLAPDLLPVSVLLLCLCLSLSAHAATAALPFRVGPPARWVKPLPIPPESGSKTAGDDETSVAWLLTDKQVRVSGHSREQYVHAARKVLAPQGIDRVTDIQIRFDPTYQKLTIHGIWRIRDGRREDVFQPSEARVIQQETELQNRLYNGALSVVPFLRDVRVGDTVEVAYSLEGANPVFGGRFSDAVTAGQPFRVVHFSYRLLWPEGRGRTLFIRDFAAPGLSRSESMLGGEREIILERRDVPAVRSEDHVPGWQPVYPWVQLSEYKDWNDVARWASSLFQVPARSKALDQEVRRLAKEPTPEARFVAALRFVQDEVRYLGIEMGPNSHQPHPPDEVLQRRFGDCKDKSLLLVALLKGLGIDAQPALVNTDITRLLDGLRPTATAFDHAIVHATVDGRELWVDPTSTLERGGLDRYEPPPYGRALIVAPGTTALSVIPAPTLKEPSVFVEETYVATKRDGPATLEVVTTRTGESANAMRRSLASTSLAELSRYYVNYYAKTDAKIAVEKPLTVDDDTAKNVLVVREYYRIEDFWSADGHRDFAAHGLREYLKEPSYSRRAFPLEMGHPVFARHRITLKADEPLPGRREHSTVDDPAFHFESDTGPIGKTLVLDYRYRSLADSVPPERIAEYVKALRSTEEHRGYYVQLGSRSARRARHEPPAVPGAVLLGVIAVCGLLMFVVVKGGPVELWRKGRAWGRRRAFARKFDADHRGDSAGSAIPITSPQELLSTLGRLRCACGATREAPRDSLRHEAIVLGDRHLTLVQWQCPACARARRAYFEDKGSRAA; encoded by the coding sequence ATGCGCCGAATCTTCCGTTCCGTCCTCCTGGCACCGGACCTTCTTCCGGTGTCCGTCCTGCTGTTGTGTCTGTGTCTGTCCTTGAGCGCGCATGCGGCGACGGCGGCGTTGCCCTTCCGGGTCGGCCCTCCGGCCAGATGGGTGAAGCCGCTCCCCATTCCTCCGGAGTCCGGCTCGAAGACCGCGGGGGATGACGAGACGAGCGTCGCCTGGCTGCTGACGGATAAACAGGTGCGCGTGTCTGGCCATTCGCGCGAGCAGTACGTGCACGCGGCCCGGAAGGTGCTCGCGCCGCAGGGCATCGACCGCGTCACGGACATCCAGATCCGCTTCGACCCGACCTACCAGAAGCTCACCATCCACGGCATCTGGCGCATCCGCGACGGCCGCCGCGAGGACGTCTTCCAGCCCTCCGAAGCCCGCGTCATCCAGCAGGAGACCGAACTCCAGAACCGGCTCTACAACGGCGCCCTCTCCGTGGTGCCCTTCCTGCGTGACGTGCGCGTCGGCGACACGGTGGAGGTGGCGTACTCCCTCGAAGGGGCCAACCCCGTCTTCGGCGGCCGCTTCTCCGACGCCGTCACCGCGGGCCAGCCCTTCCGCGTGGTCCACTTCTCCTACCGCCTGCTGTGGCCGGAGGGGAGGGGACGCACGCTCTTCATCCGCGACTTCGCGGCGCCGGGCCTGTCGCGCTCGGAGTCGATGCTGGGCGGCGAACGGGAGATCATCCTGGAGCGCCGCGACGTGCCCGCCGTCCGCTCCGAGGACCACGTCCCCGGATGGCAGCCTGTCTACCCGTGGGTCCAGCTGAGCGAATACAAGGACTGGAACGACGTCGCGCGCTGGGCTTCGTCCCTCTTCCAGGTGCCCGCGCGCTCCAAGGCGCTGGATCAGGAGGTCCGCCGGCTCGCGAAGGAGCCCACGCCCGAGGCGCGCTTCGTCGCCGCGCTGCGCTTCGTCCAGGACGAGGTGCGCTACCTGGGCATCGAGATGGGCCCCAACTCCCACCAGCCCCATCCGCCCGACGAGGTCCTCCAGCGCCGCTTCGGCGACTGCAAGGACAAGTCGCTGTTGCTGGTGGCGCTGCTCAAGGGGCTGGGCATCGACGCGCAGCCGGCGCTCGTGAACACGGACATCACGCGGCTGTTGGACGGCCTGCGTCCCACCGCCACCGCGTTCGACCACGCCATCGTCCACGCCACCGTGGACGGCCGTGAGCTGTGGGTGGATCCCACGTCGACGCTGGAGCGCGGCGGACTGGACCGCTACGAACCGCCTCCCTACGGCCGGGCCCTCATCGTGGCCCCCGGCACCACGGCGCTCTCCGTCATCCCCGCGCCCACGCTGAAGGAGCCCTCCGTCTTCGTGGAAGAGACGTACGTCGCGACGAAGCGCGACGGGCCGGCGACGCTCGAGGTGGTCACCACCCGCACGGGCGAATCCGCCAACGCCATGCGCCGCTCGCTCGCGAGCACGTCCCTGGCCGAGCTGTCCCGCTACTACGTCAACTACTACGCGAAGACGGACGCGAAGATCGCCGTCGAGAAGCCCCTGACGGTGGACGACGACACCGCGAAGAACGTGCTCGTCGTGCGCGAGTACTACCGCATCGAGGATTTCTGGTCCGCCGACGGCCACCGGGACTTCGCCGCGCACGGCTTGCGTGAGTACCTCAAGGAGCCGAGCTACTCCCGCCGCGCCTTTCCGCTCGAGATGGGGCACCCCGTCTTCGCCCGTCACCGCATCACGCTGAAGGCCGATGAGCCCCTTCCCGGTCGCAGGGAGCACAGCACCGTGGACGATCCGGCCTTCCACTTCGAGTCCGACACGGGCCCCATCGGAAAGACGCTGGTGCTCGACTACCGCTACCGCAGCCTCGCGGACTCCGTCCCGCCGGAGCGCATCGCGGAGTACGTGAAGGCCTTGCGCTCCACCGAGGAGCATCGCGGCTATTACGTCCAGCTCGGGAGCCGGTCCGCCCGCCGGGCCCGGCATGAGCCCCCAGCGGTCCCCGGCGCCGTCCTCCTGGGCGTCATCGCGGTCTGCGGCCTGCTCATGTTCGTCGTCGTGAAGGGCGGTCCGGTGGAGCTCTGGCGCAAGGGCCGCGCCTGGGGCCGGCGCCGCGCCTTCGCGCGCAAGTTCGACGCCGACCACCGGGGCGACAGCGCCGGGTCCGCCATCCCCATCACCAGCCCGCAGGAGCTGCTGTCCACGCTGGGACGGCTGCGCTGCGCCTGCGGAGCCACCCGCGAGGCCCCACGGGACTCACTCCGCCACGAGGCCATCGTCCTGGGCGACCGCCACCTCACCCTGGTGCAGTGGCAGTGCCCCGCCTGCGCCCGAGCCCGCCGCGCCTACTTCGAGGACAAGGGCTCGCGCGCCGCCTGA
- a CDS encoding metallopeptidase family protein: MAKRMAKQGEARDMDARLEGVADAFEARDFEAALASADALLRDVPDSPEALHYRAAALVEVGRLEDAGKAYGAALKLAPEDLEILFGAAEFLVCRTGEDREAVEEGLEWCGRGRKLAQRADDVELVYEFLLLEGMGLNQLGECESALKILDQALTHMPRSPDAQLERGIALFELCRFAPAQEAFERVLKDAPDEAWAHHYLGLVAERRGDAKEAKKRFARAQALAPEELPPPVALEEAAFDRAVEDAMRALPSQVKQYMDNVTLAVEDLPSDEDLLGQQPPLSPCILGVFRGTPVGERSVMDAADHFPPSIVLYQKNLERFARTREELIEQIGITVMHEVGHLMGLDEDDLWERGLD; the protein is encoded by the coding sequence ATGGCGAAGCGCATGGCGAAGCAAGGGGAGGCGCGGGACATGGACGCGCGGCTGGAGGGGGTCGCGGACGCCTTCGAGGCGAGGGACTTCGAGGCCGCGCTCGCCAGCGCCGACGCCCTGCTCCGGGACGTTCCGGATTCACCAGAAGCCCTGCACTACCGGGCCGCCGCGCTGGTGGAGGTGGGCCGCCTGGAGGACGCCGGCAAGGCCTATGGCGCCGCCCTCAAGCTGGCCCCGGAAGACCTGGAGATCCTCTTCGGCGCGGCGGAATTCCTCGTGTGCCGCACCGGCGAGGACCGCGAGGCGGTGGAGGAGGGGCTGGAGTGGTGTGGCCGCGGGCGGAAGCTGGCGCAGCGGGCGGACGACGTGGAGCTGGTCTACGAATTCCTCCTCCTGGAGGGCATGGGCCTCAACCAGCTGGGGGAGTGCGAGTCCGCGCTGAAGATCCTGGACCAGGCGCTGACGCACATGCCGCGCTCTCCGGACGCGCAGTTGGAGCGGGGCATCGCGCTGTTCGAACTGTGCCGCTTCGCACCCGCGCAGGAGGCCTTCGAGCGGGTGCTCAAGGACGCGCCGGACGAGGCGTGGGCGCACCACTACCTGGGGCTCGTCGCCGAACGGCGCGGGGACGCGAAGGAGGCGAAGAAGCGCTTCGCCCGGGCGCAGGCGCTGGCGCCGGAGGAGCTGCCGCCGCCGGTGGCCCTGGAGGAGGCGGCGTTCGACCGCGCGGTGGAGGACGCGATGCGCGCCCTGCCCTCGCAGGTGAAGCAGTACATGGACAACGTGACGCTGGCGGTGGAGGACCTGCCGTCGGATGAGGACCTGCTGGGTCAGCAGCCGCCGCTGTCGCCGTGCATCCTGGGGGTGTTCCGGGGCACGCCCGTGGGCGAGCGCAGCGTGATGGACGCGGCGGATCACTTCCCGCCCTCCATCGTGCTGTACCAGAAGAACCTGGAGCGCTTCGCGCGCACCCGCGAGGAGCTGATCGAACAGATTGGCATCACGGTGATGCACGAAGTCGGTCACCTGATGGGTCTGGATGAAGACGACCTGTGGGAGCGGGGACTGGACTAG
- a CDS encoding response regulator, giving the protein MNILVVDDDYELCTMLSRYLEMHGYTVFSASDALQALDIMERHPVGLVITDYLMPHLDGIHFTEMLKADPRFQNISVLMMTASTDANISDRGLRKGVAITLQKPLDMGQLLNLVRFAE; this is encoded by the coding sequence GTGAACATCCTGGTCGTCGATGACGATTACGAGCTGTGCACCATGCTCTCTCGCTACCTGGAGATGCATGGCTACACCGTGTTCTCGGCGTCGGACGCGCTCCAGGCGCTGGACATCATGGAGCGCCACCCCGTGGGGCTGGTCATCACCGACTACCTGATGCCCCACCTGGACGGCATCCACTTCACGGAGATGCTGAAGGCGGACCCCCGCTTCCAGAACATCTCCGTCCTGATGATGACCGCCAGCACGGACGCCAACATCTCCGACCGGGGCCTGCGCAAGGGCGTGGCCATCACCCTGCAGAAGCCCCTGGACATGGGGCAACTGCTCAACCTCGTGCGCTTCGCGGAGTAG